One Leucoraja erinacea ecotype New England chromosome 3, Leri_hhj_1, whole genome shotgun sequence genomic window carries:
- the nxnl2 gene encoding nucleoredoxin-like protein 2, producing MVDVFAGHMLVNRDGEVVDPEAALKNKVVGIYFSGGWCPPCRDFTPRLCEFYTELMLETEPAAQFEIVFVSSDKSQADMESYIAAMHGDWLALPWKDQYKTELKKKYTITAIPKLVIVKQNGDVITDKGRKQIRAYGLACFRNWIEVADVFQNFSSE from the exons ATGGTGGACGTGTTCGCAGGGCACATGCTGGTCAACAGGGACGGCGAGGTGGTGGACCCGGAGGCGGCGCTGAAGAACAAAGTTGTGGGCATCTATTTCTCGGGGGGTTGGTGCCCTCCTTGCCGCGACTTCACGCCGCGTTTGTGCGAGTTCTACACCGAGCTGATGTTGGAGACGGAGCCGGCGGCGCAGTTCGAGATCGTCTTCGTATCCTCGGATAAGAGCCAGGCCGACATGGAGAGCTACATCGCAGCGATGCACGGAGACTGGCTGGCACTGCCCTGGAAGGACCAGTACAAAAC AGAGTTGAAGAAGAAATACACCATTACAGCAATACCAAAGCTGGTCATTGTGAAACAGAATGGAGATGTCATCACTGATAAAGGTCGTAAACAGATACGAGCTTATGGCTTGGCGTGCTTCAGGAACTGGATCGAGGTAGCAGATGTTTTCCAGAATTTTTCATCTGAATGA